Proteins from a genomic interval of Thermoanaerobacterium sp. PSU-2:
- a CDS encoding L,D-transpeptidase family protein, which produces MQAKNRFVIVFVIFSVLAFNTTTSYGFTNNITVNIPSRTIYFVSQMMSKLYPIAVGKIVSTSPLGTYRIINKQVNPKWISPWTGEVIPSGPDNPLGYRWMGFYSDYGIHGNNMPSSIGTLASSGCIRMYEADVEELFDMVNYGDIVNIVYQTMFIKTSPTGGKALFVYPDFYKKGLNTRQSIKSQLQNYGIKVSYDTFEKLYKYINVKDPLVFSEGYKVVKSNELVSSDVYRSQDGQFYMDVGDLKGYLNIDDEKIKDLKSVSVDNVSYVNIDDIANLTGLKFVVDNDTNTIKMIGNVIYYDGKFLSTTNYVDYQNRDIYIPIKEFFTAAGHTVEWDSQKGVIVDGKSIKYKIYESKSYINQKDLKSLYGLNIIIDSSSNKIYIKRD; this is translated from the coding sequence TTGCAAGCAAAAAACAGATTTGTCATAGTATTTGTAATTTTTAGTGTTTTGGCTTTTAATACAACAACATCTTACGGTTTTACAAATAATATAACAGTCAATATACCGTCAAGGACTATTTATTTTGTATCACAAATGATGTCAAAACTTTATCCAATAGCAGTTGGCAAAATCGTTTCTACATCACCATTGGGAACATACAGAATCATAAATAAGCAAGTCAATCCTAAATGGATATCGCCGTGGACTGGTGAAGTGATACCATCAGGACCTGACAATCCTTTGGGATACAGGTGGATGGGCTTTTACAGTGATTATGGAATACATGGAAATAACATGCCTTCATCTATAGGTACTTTGGCATCATCGGGATGTATAAGGATGTATGAGGCAGATGTTGAAGAACTTTTTGACATGGTAAACTACGGCGACATTGTAAATATCGTATATCAAACGATGTTTATAAAGACTTCTCCAACTGGTGGCAAAGCGTTATTTGTGTATCCAGACTTTTATAAGAAAGGCTTAAATACGAGACAATCCATTAAAAGCCAATTGCAAAATTACGGTATAAAAGTAAGCTATGATACATTTGAGAAATTGTACAAATACATAAATGTGAAAGACCCATTGGTGTTTTCGGAAGGATATAAAGTTGTCAAAAGCAACGAGCTTGTCAGTAGCGATGTGTACAGATCCCAGGATGGCCAGTTTTATATGGATGTGGGTGATCTAAAAGGTTATTTAAACATTGATGACGAGAAAATTAAGGATTTAAAATCTGTTTCAGTAGACAATGTAAGCTATGTAAACATTGATGATATAGCAAACTTGACGGGTTTAAAGTTCGTTGTAGACAATGATACAAATACGATTAAAATGATTGGCAATGTGATTTACTATGATGGCAAGTTTTTGTCCACTACTAATTATGTAGATTATCAAAATAGAGATATTTACATTCCAATCAAAGAATTTTTTACTGCAGCAGGACATACAGTGGAATGGGATTCGCAAAAGGGAGTTATTGTAGATGGCAAAAGTATTAAATACAAAATATACGAAAGCAAATCGTACATAAACCAAAAAGATTTGAAAAGTTTATATGGGTTAAATATCATTATAGATTCATCATCAAATAAAATATACATTAAGCGCGATTAG
- a CDS encoding DUF4349 domain-containing protein translates to MQCYTVKKLLNLYIDEELKEKSMNSIQVHLDSCEECRLEYNELLYTKRLLENMPPLELPDNFGETLHSKLVEEKKKLDIMHNRRRSPKGIFAIAAAVITSIFVLSFGFNFLMNNINDRAFKGSSETFLNTKSAANYSTEASTGGKEAAPNLKNDVYNGLNQINRGLDSGYERKITKDAVISIETNSVDEGYDKILNISKQYNGYIESTSENTSENGQKTINIVLKIPADDFEYAVSNIKSLGHVKTIRINGSDITEQYYDVQARIKNLEIQEESLQSLMKKASNISDILQIEDKLNDVQTQIDSYKSQIKLWDSMTNMSTINLTFLSVVPQSAIGKIFDESFFKDVLNAGAKSLNVFFEFIKYVIVIIIYLLPFAMLIYLAYKGYRLFKK, encoded by the coding sequence ATGCAATGCTATACAGTCAAAAAGCTATTAAATCTATATATAGATGAAGAACTAAAGGAAAAGTCGATGAATAGTATACAGGTACATTTAGATTCATGCGAAGAATGCAGATTGGAGTACAACGAGCTTCTATATACAAAAAGGCTTTTGGAAAATATGCCTCCTTTAGAGTTGCCAGATAATTTTGGCGAAACATTGCATAGTAAATTGGTTGAAGAAAAGAAAAAATTGGATATCATGCATAACCGTCGAAGGTCTCCGAAAGGGATTTTTGCAATTGCTGCTGCCGTTATCACTTCAATATTTGTATTGTCATTTGGATTTAATTTTTTGATGAATAATATAAATGATAGAGCTTTTAAAGGATCATCTGAGACATTTTTAAACACGAAAAGTGCTGCAAATTATTCAACGGAGGCGTCTACAGGCGGAAAGGAAGCTGCGCCAAATCTGAAAAATGATGTTTACAATGGTTTAAATCAGATAAATAGGGGCTTAGACTCAGGCTACGAGAGAAAAATAACAAAAGATGCTGTGATATCCATTGAGACGAATTCAGTAGATGAAGGTTATGACAAGATTTTAAACATAAGCAAACAGTACAACGGGTATATTGAAAGTACAAGTGAAAATACTTCAGAAAATGGACAAAAGACAATCAACATCGTGCTAAAGATTCCTGCTGATGATTTTGAGTATGCCGTATCAAACATTAAGTCTTTAGGCCATGTCAAGACAATAAGGATAAACGGCAGCGATATTACAGAGCAATATTACGATGTTCAAGCACGAATAAAAAATTTAGAGATACAAGAGGAAAGCCTACAAAGCTTGATGAAAAAAGCTTCAAATATTTCAGACATACTGCAGATTGAAGACAAATTAAATGATGTGCAGACCCAGATTGATTCGTACAAAAGTCAGATAAAGCTGTGGGATAGCATGACAAACATGAGCACTATTAATTTAACTTTCCTGTCAGTTGTCCCTCAATCTGCGATAGGTAAAATCTTTGATGAAAGTTTTTTTAAAGATGTTTTAAATGCAGGAGCAAAAAGCCTCAATGTATTTTTCGAATTTATAAAGTATGTAATTGTGATTATTATATACCTATTGCCATTTGCAATGCTTATATATCTTGCATATAAAGGATATAGATTGTTCAAAAAATAA
- the coaE gene encoding dephospho-CoA kinase (Dephospho-CoA kinase (CoaE) performs the final step in coenzyme A biosynthesis.) — MKVIGLTGGIASGKSTVSSILKSLGAVIIDADVVSREIMIKGTDTYNILVSVFGREILRKDGEIDRRKLGNLVFADKEKLNKLNEITHPEIIKRIKDIIEEERKKGKEKAIVLDAALLIEMKLFNMVDEVWLVVVDKKTQIRRLMKRDNLSYKDALNRIKSQMSIEDKMKYADFIINNCKDFNAIKRQVELLWGRFSK; from the coding sequence GTGAAGGTAATCGGATTGACAGGCGGAATAGCGTCAGGGAAAAGCACCGTTTCATCCATATTAAAAAGCCTTGGAGCAGTAATAATTGATGCGGATGTAGTTTCAAGAGAGATTATGATAAAGGGTACTGACACATATAATATATTAGTAAGTGTGTTTGGAAGAGAAATTTTGCGAAAAGATGGCGAGATAGACCGGAGAAAACTGGGTAACCTTGTTTTTGCTGATAAAGAAAAATTGAATAAATTAAATGAAATTACGCATCCGGAAATAATAAAAAGGATAAAAGATATAATAGAGGAAGAGAGAAAAAAAGGCAAAGAGAAAGCCATCGTGCTTGATGCAGCATTGTTAATTGAGATGAAGCTTTTTAATATGGTAGATGAAGTATGGCTTGTGGTTGTTGATAAAAAGACACAGATTAGAAGGCTTATGAAAAGAGACAATTTAAGCTATAAAGACGCACTGAACCGTATTAAAAGCCAGATGTCTATAGAGGACAAAATGAAGTACGCAGATTTTATAATTAATAACTGCAAGGATTTTAATGCCATAAAAAGACAAGTTGAGCTGTTGTGGGGGCGCTTTTCAAAATAG
- a CDS encoding sigma-70 family RNA polymerase sigma factor, translating to MDERQLLFKAQEGDIESFENVIVSYQNYIYNVIYRIVGSKEDALDLTQETFIKAFVNIKKFKGKSEFKTWLYRIAVNTSLDFIRKRKSVEEQLDDIGDFKTPEDIFDDKMTREIIMNELNKLKNDHKIAIILRDIEGLTYNEIAKITNSNIGTVKSRISRARSALKENLKKIPGFINVFEERRQV from the coding sequence TTGGATGAAAGACAGCTCCTTTTTAAAGCGCAGGAAGGAGATATTGAATCATTTGAAAATGTTATAGTATCTTATCAGAATTACATTTACAATGTCATATACAGGATCGTTGGAAGCAAGGAAGATGCGTTAGATTTAACACAGGAGACGTTTATCAAAGCGTTTGTAAACATAAAAAAGTTTAAAGGAAAAAGCGAGTTTAAGACGTGGCTATACAGGATCGCTGTAAATACTTCTCTTGATTTTATTAGGAAGAGAAAGAGTGTTGAAGAGCAATTGGATGACATAGGTGATTTTAAAACGCCTGAAGATATTTTCGATGACAAGATGACCAGAGAAATAATCATGAATGAATTGAATAAGCTTAAAAATGATCACAAGATCGCAATAATACTTAGAGATATAGAAGGGCTTACATATAACGAAATAGCAAAGATAACAAATTCAAACATTGGCACGGTAAAGTCCAGGATATCAAGAGCCAGAAGCGCCCTGAAAGAAAATCTCAAAAAGATTCCGGGCTTTATAAATGTTTTTGAGGAAAGGAGGCAAGTGTGA
- the polA gene encoding DNA polymerase I yields MSKFLIIDGNSLMYRAYFALPDLMNSEGMHTNAIYGFSMMLLKLLDEEKPDYIAIAFDKKAPTFRHKEYSAYKGTRQSMPEELVEQVDTLKDVISAFNIKTIEIEGFEADDIIGTVSNIASESGMDVLIVTGDRDALQLVSTNVKVKICKKGITQMDEYDEKAVFEKYEVTPLQFIDLKGLMGDKSDNIPGVPNIGEKTAIKLIKEFGSIENLLMNTDKLKGKVKENIENNAELAVLSKRLATIERNVPIDIDLNEYVVKNYDVNKLKELFEKLEFSSLIADLKDDSRDAKDIREWPVRDFTYVKNVLEKFDVLSLYPFIYEGKIKAVSFACGDESFFVEIDDYDNFKLLNNEKLTLIGHDLKDFLVNISYCGIEINCKIYDTAIMTYLLNPSESNYDISRVLKKYLKEDLQSIDDIVGKGRNKKNYDDIDKRLLIDYMCSIAANLSKLKDKLMLFIREMDMEDLLNNVEIPLIEVLKSMEVYGFTLDKDVLRSISKEIDEKTDKIVKDIYDVAGYEFNINSTKQLSEFLFDKLNLPAIKKTKTGYSTDMEVLAELIPYSEIVGEIIEYRQLMKLKSTYIDGFIPIMDENNRVHSTFKQTVAATGRISSTEPNLQNIPVREEFGRRIRKAFVSSHEDGLIISADYSQIELRVLAHLSEDEKLIESFLNNEDIHLRTASEVFKVSKEEVTNEMRRRAKAVNFGIVYGISDYGLSKDLKISRKEAKEYIDNYFDRYKGVKNYIDSIVKFAKENGYVTTILNRRRYIPEINSKNFNQRSFGERMAMNTPIQGSAADIIKMSMVKVYNELKERGLKSRLILQVHDELIIDTHPDEIEIVKELLKSIMENVIKLRVPLVVDIGQGKNWYDAK; encoded by the coding sequence ATGTCGAAATTTTTGATCATAGATGGTAATAGCTTGATGTACAGGGCATATTTTGCTCTGCCTGATTTGATGAATAGTGAAGGAATGCATACAAATGCAATATACGGTTTTTCAATGATGCTTCTTAAATTGCTGGATGAGGAGAAGCCGGACTACATAGCAATAGCTTTTGATAAAAAGGCCCCTACATTTAGGCACAAGGAGTACAGTGCTTATAAAGGAACTCGGCAGTCGATGCCAGAGGAACTTGTAGAACAGGTGGATACTCTGAAAGATGTGATAAGTGCGTTTAATATAAAAACCATCGAGATAGAGGGATTTGAAGCAGATGACATCATCGGGACAGTATCAAACATTGCATCGGAGAGTGGGATGGATGTGCTTATCGTCACAGGCGATAGAGATGCGCTTCAGCTTGTATCGACAAACGTAAAAGTAAAAATATGCAAAAAAGGCATAACACAGATGGACGAGTATGATGAGAAGGCAGTTTTTGAAAAGTACGAAGTAACGCCACTTCAATTCATAGATCTAAAAGGGCTTATGGGAGATAAATCAGACAATATTCCCGGTGTACCAAATATAGGGGAAAAGACGGCCATAAAGCTTATTAAGGAATTTGGATCAATTGAAAATTTACTAATGAATACAGATAAGTTAAAAGGGAAAGTAAAGGAAAATATAGAAAATAATGCAGAATTAGCTGTTTTAAGCAAACGGCTTGCTACGATTGAAAGAAATGTTCCTATTGATATTGATTTGAATGAATATGTGGTAAAAAATTACGATGTTAATAAGCTTAAAGAGTTATTTGAAAAGTTGGAATTTTCAAGTCTCATTGCAGATTTAAAGGACGATAGTCGTGATGCAAAGGATATTAGAGAATGGCCTGTAAGAGATTTTACATACGTTAAAAATGTTTTGGAAAAGTTTGATGTTTTGTCACTGTATCCGTTCATATATGAGGGAAAGATAAAAGCAGTATCGTTTGCTTGTGGTGATGAATCATTTTTTGTAGAGATTGATGATTATGACAATTTTAAATTGCTTAATAACGAGAAACTTACTTTGATAGGACACGATCTAAAAGATTTTTTGGTGAACATTTCATACTGCGGCATTGAAATTAATTGCAAGATTTACGATACGGCCATAATGACATATCTTTTAAATCCGTCTGAGTCAAATTATGACATAAGTCGGGTATTGAAAAAATACTTGAAAGAGGATTTGCAAAGCATAGATGACATAGTGGGTAAGGGCAGAAATAAAAAGAACTATGACGATATTGATAAAAGGCTTTTAATTGATTATATGTGTTCAATCGCAGCAAACTTATCCAAGTTGAAAGATAAGCTCATGTTGTTTATAAGAGAGATGGATATGGAAGATCTTTTAAATAATGTTGAAATTCCGCTTATTGAAGTGTTAAAATCTATGGAGGTATACGGCTTTACTTTAGATAAGGATGTACTTAGAAGTATTTCTAAAGAAATAGATGAAAAGACAGATAAAATTGTAAAAGATATTTACGATGTTGCTGGATACGAATTTAATATTAATTCTACAAAGCAGTTGTCAGAATTTTTGTTTGACAAATTAAATTTGCCAGCAATAAAAAAGACTAAAACAGGGTATTCAACTGATATGGAAGTTCTTGCAGAGCTTATACCATATAGCGAAATAGTAGGAGAAATAATAGAATATAGACAGCTTATGAAGCTTAAATCTACGTACATAGATGGCTTCATTCCTATCATGGATGAAAATAACAGGGTTCATTCTACGTTCAAACAAACTGTTGCTGCGACAGGGAGAATTAGTTCAACAGAGCCTAATTTGCAGAACATACCTGTAAGAGAAGAGTTTGGCAGAAGAATAAGAAAGGCATTTGTATCGAGCCATGAAGATGGGCTTATAATATCTGCTGATTATTCTCAAATTGAGCTTAGGGTTCTTGCACACCTTTCTGAGGACGAAAAACTTATTGAGTCATTTTTGAACAATGAGGATATACATTTGAGGACGGCATCGGAAGTTTTTAAGGTTTCAAAAGAAGAAGTGACAAATGAAATGAGAAGGCGAGCAAAAGCTGTCAATTTTGGTATTGTATATGGTATAAGCGATTACGGCTTGTCTAAAGACTTAAAGATATCGCGAAAAGAAGCGAAAGAATACATAGATAATTATTTTGATAGGTACAAGGGCGTCAAAAATTACATCGACTCAATAGTCAAATTTGCAAAGGAAAATGGGTATGTTACGACAATCTTAAATAGGAGAAGATACATACCGGAAATCAATTCAAAAAATTTTAACCAAAGGTCTTTTGGTGAGAGAATGGCGATGAATACACCTATTCAAGGCAGTGCTGCGGATATAATAAAGATGTCGATGGTTAAAGTGTACAATGAATTAAAGGAAAGAGGATTGAAATCGCGACTCATTCTTCAGGTGCACGATGAGCTTATAATTGACACACATCCTGATGAAATTGAAATAGTCAAGGAGCTTTTAAAATCGATAATGGAAAATGTCATAAAGTTAAGAGTTCCTTTGGTCGTAGATATAGGGCAAGGGAAAAATTGGTATGATGCAAAATAA